DNA from Eucalyptus grandis isolate ANBG69807.140 chromosome 5, ASM1654582v1, whole genome shotgun sequence:
GGTAGCGACTGTAAGGTCAAGGAGACTATAAGGAGTAATGGCTATTTCTTCTTGTATATGTGaagttgattatttgattgCTTTCTCAAACTTAACAAAGGATCTTGTCAACGAATTTGAGGCTTGATATATCTAATTCTACTTGTGTTTAATTCATTCCCTGTCAAAAACATGAAATTTATGGAATCTTTGCTTCGTGCTCGACATATGTTCATATAGGTAAATAATTGAGGTTAGCCTTCTGTTGCTTTGATGTTTATCTAACTGAGTAGTTGTATAATTTTTTGCACATGCAGGACACTGCTAATTATGAGGGTGAGAGATGTGGGCTATGCATGGATCTTATCATCGACAGAGGGGTCTTAGACTGCTGCCAGCACTGGTACACTTATTCACAATGCCCTTTAGCATCTTGATAAACCTGTTTGTTGTATAAGGAAGGAACTAACATGGTAGAACGATTAGAACTGTTGCTATTCTGCTGAGACATTGCCATTACGGCCATCTTGCTTATTATGTTACAATTACTATTTGATTCATATATATGGACATAGGAATGAGCTTCAATCTATTAATTTTGTGTATGTTATTCAATGCAATACTTTTTTGAGTTTGACATGATGCATCTGTTGGCTTTTCAGGTTCTGCTTCACATGTATTGACAATTGGGCTACCATCACCAACCTTTGTCCGCTTTGCCAAAGTGAATTTCACTTGATCACTTGTGTTCCAGTGAGTGACTCTGAATCGTCAGGCtatagccttttctttttttccaatttttgctACCCtatatttttttgcattttctcctaATTCTCTATCTcaccattttgtttaaaacattTGGCTGGCCATTTGGACTATATTTCAAAGATTTTGTATAATATAACATTAAATACTGGCTTTAATTGAAACTGAAGGTATACGATACTATTGGAAGCAGCAAGTCTGAAGAGGAGTCAGTCTCAAGGTACTTTAATATGTCATCTCTCTGCACAAGTATTTTAGTGAGAACCTAACTTGTCACTGTAATGTTCCATATGAttgcagtttttctttttttcattctgtTACTAGAGAAAGCTAGTTTTTTGGAATTACTGATGATTAAAGTGTCGATAAAATTGAAAGGATTGAAATTCAAGTAAATACTTTGGAATCTTTCTTTAATCAAAGATTATGCAGCAACAACTAATGTGctatttttcttgtctttgccTATTATAATAATGCAGGGAAGATGATTGGAGCGTCGAAGGGAAGAATAATACTCTGTCTTTTCAATCATACTACATTGATGAAAATGTAATTATCCTTTATGTGGAATAATATGATGTTCTTTGCCCaacctttcttcctttttaggCTTCTGAATGTTTGTGAACTTGTTGAAGAAGACAATTACACCTCTATGGTCAAGTTATCTATGTTAAAAAAGAGTAGCAGAAGTTAAAAAGAGGTCTTCATGCATCTGTACTGGTCCAGGGGTCTTAGAATTGTGTCCTACCTTCCCCTTCCCCCTTGGCAAGTTGAATGATTCCGATCATATACAAGAATTGACCTTTTGCATTAGCACGATCACGACAGAAATTGTTTAAATAGTCACAAGCTGGAGTTTCATGTCTTAGATTTGTCTTTggtttgcatttttattttctcataatCCATCCTTATGAAAATGGCATTTTTTAGGCAGTTGTCTGCTTGGATGGGGATGGCTGCAAAGTTCGCAGTGGATCAACAAGTGCTGAGGATGACTCTTGTCTCGATACATCAATTGCTTGCGATTCATGTGACATATGGTAAAGGAAAGAAACCTGACCGGTTTGATTTGTAAATACAAATTGGTATATGCTTACACTAGATTGCTTATCTGATAGTTGCGTAACTTACTCAGTTTATTAGGGAGGTCTCCATTCTCTCTAAATGGATTTAACATACATTAGATCCAATGTGGCTTTTGCTAAAGGTGTCTTAATTTTGACAATGATGTATGCTTTGCTCATAGCACATGCTTAATTAACTGAAGGGAGAGAATCAGATTAGAAGCTGTTGTAGTGTAAGGCatggtaaaatttctgaagTATGAAACACCTTACAGAAAATGATTGTCTTCTTGAAATTGACATGCATGTTTGATCAATTGTGGATCCTTCCCCTTGTTATTTTTGTTCTCATTTGTTTTCCTAGAACACAATTTCCTTTGATTAATTACATTGTCTGTTACTAACTATATCTTTGACTTGCATCGAAATAGGTATCATGCTTCCTGTGTAGGATTTGATCCTGAGGGCACATTAGAGAATACATGGTTATGCCCCAGGTTTGTGCAAAGTTGTTTTCACCTCATCAATCATAGTCCATATGTCCCTTTGTTTCATCCACAGTGATTTTGGTTCCAAGGTGCAATTTAATAGAATGTTACCTAATGTTCAtcttatatttgcattttttttgttcGTTTTCTAAGAAATAGACAGTTGTTGAGGCTATTTCATAATGAATTATCCTAGCACAGTACTTCTGTAAGAACTGTAAATTTCAAGCCCTGTTTATGAAATTTAATTGAGAGTTTTTATGCTCTTGGAAGTTTGTGGGCTGAGAAGCATGGGTTGGCAAATGGTTTTAAcatcttctcaaaattttaGGACACTGGATGTATATTCTTGAGCATAGATACTGCTGGTATGCTTGTCTTCTAGATAAAACCTAGAGTTGCCTTTGTATTCTATCTTTCCAACCCTTGAAGATGTTAAAAGTGCATTCCTGGTATACATTAGTTAGCTGACCATACCACCATATAAACCTCATTCCAccatttttatttactatttcatTGGGGTTTATCTGCAGATGTGTGGCTCATCAAAGGTTAGCTTCATTACAAGAGTCTGGCAACCTGTGCCCTGGAAATGTGGGTTGTGactatatggttgaggatgccTTGTGTGGGAAGGTGTCTGTTGCTGTTGCTGATGCTGGAGAGACGGCGATAGTTGTTTCCATGGTTCCGAGAGATCTGCAGACTGAAATGCAAAATGAGAGTCCTTTGAATGTTGAAGTTGATGAGGCCATAAAATGGGAAAGCGTGGTGTTAGTTTCTGATGCTGATATCAGAAATGTGGAAACTGAAACAGTGGAAAATAGAGCTACCGATCCAGAATCAGCTACACAAAATGTGGCCCTTTCCTTATCACAGGATACCTTCTCAGTTATGCCCCCCACTTCCTTTGCTTTCAGTGAATTGAAGCCTAGCAATGATGAGAATGCAGCTAAAGAACCGAGTACTAGTGGCTCTCAAGATGTTGTGGGCAAGTTGTTTAGTGAATCCCACCTTGGAATGAAGACATCTGAATGTAAGTCTAATATTGGTTTTCACCTTGTTCTTTCTATTGGCTCTTTCTCACCAGGTAATTACAAGTAGAAGTATGATcaatgttctctctctcccactctGCTTGTAGGGCAAAACACTGATCTGACAAAGATTGAAACAAAGGATGCAACTAATAATCAAACTGGTCGAGATGTTTCCCAGACAACTCTTATGGAAGATTCTGCACTAGACGGTATGGAAAGTTTGTCTCCTTCAGGGCTTTTGAGGATTGCTTTTAGAGTTTCTCATTATTGATTTGTTTCCAGTATATAATACTGCAGCTGGCGCTGAAAAAGTTCCTGCAACACAGATTGGTGCAAAGAGACAGCATATGAATTCCTGGTAATTTCCCACAAATGCCTCATTTTCTTATGCTGCTTCTTATTTTTCAATCCTGTCCagtgtccatctctctctctctctctctctctctctctctctctctcatggttAAATTCTCCAGTTAACTGTCCATTAATCGTGATGTGTCATCATTCCTTTCACTAACACCGCTACTTGCTGACAGATTATTTATTATATCACAGATATGTGATGGGAAAAGAACTTTTCTTGGTTTAGGGAGAACCTTATGTGTATGTGCTTAAATTTTCTTTGAGAAGACAAATAGTCCGATCAGCTTATTTTTAGTCAAAgtgtcattttaaatttttcattgtgGTTCTGCTTTATGACTTTGAGGAGTGGTTTAATTGTAACTCACCATCAGATAGTTGTAGGAATGCGTGATTGGGTACTTTGTTTGCTATGTGCATGTCAGGTATTGATATTGTTACCTAAGAGACAATCTTTTTTCGGTAAAGTGCACCAGTCCGTAATGCCTAAGAGACAATCTTTGTGGCATGAGAAATGAAGATTCTAACTCAAGTTACTTTTCTGTAATCTTTGGGCACTATCTTCTTAGTGTTGCCATGCCTGTGATCGGGGATGCTGCGGAACCCGAAGCAGAGATAGAGACTGAAGTTGTCCCAAAGAAAAGGAGGGCGGAAGATGAGGTTGAAGTTGGTTGCTTCAAGGACCAGACTGACACATTAGTTTCTGATGATACTAAAAAGTGCACCATCCTGACGGAGGTAGTGGATAAGTTGAGTAATAATCAAGAAACGCCTCCAGATATAATGAATATAGTTAAGGGAACAGAACGAAAGTCCTCTATCACAGATAAGCCTTCAGCAAGAGGAGAAAATGCAGGTGGCTTGAGGATTAAGAAGATCATGAGGACGGCTGGTAAGGACAAGGAATCATCAAACGTGGTCCAGAAGctgagaaaagaaataagagaagcTGTTCGAGATAAATCCTCAAAAGATCTTGAGGAAAATCTCTTCGATGCTAAACTTCTTGCTGCCTTTAGAGCTGTGATTGCTGGACCCAGAGTTGAACCTGATCAAAAGTTATCACCTTTGGCTGTCAAGACAAAGAAGTCACTGTTGCAGAAGGGGAAAGTACGCGAAAGTTTGACAAAGAAGATATATAGAACATCtaatggaagaagaaaacgtGCATGGGACCGTGATTGTGCGGTCGAATTTTGGAAGTATCGTTGCATGACAGGAACAAAGCCTGAAAAGATTGAGACCCTGAAGTcagtccttgatctccttagaGGGAATTCAACGAATTTGGAGATAATGCAGGAGCCTGATCAGCCCTTTGCAGATTCTATCCTTTCTAGGTTGTATTTAGCAGATACTTCTGTGTTACCTCGAAAGGATGACATAAAGCCTCTCTCTTATCTTGAAGGCGATTCTGAGCTGAAAAAGGAGCAAATTATCCCCGGGGGAAAGAGTGTGGATCATGCTGTGAAATCCGTAGAATCCAATAAGGATGCATATAATTCAGGTTCTTCTGCTAAACATGGTAAAGTGCCAAGTTCAAAACACAATGCTTCTGATTCCAAAGTACCTGGTAAACGCCCAGAACGATCTTCAGTTTCCCATATGAATAGTTCAAATTGTGGTAGATGGAAGGACATGGTTAGTGAATCGGATGATTTGAAGAGGGATAAAAGAAAGTGGGCCCTGGAGATTCTTGCTAGGAAAACTGCTTCTGCAGGTAAAGGTGCTACTTCTGATGAACATGAAGACAATGCCATACCTAAAGGAAACTTCCCACTGTTGGTGCGTACAACCTTCTAGAGATTACTTTAAGCTGTGCTATCTTTGCATAGATGCAACTGATTATGGAGTCAATTATTTGTATTGAGCAGGCTCAACTGCCAAAAGATATGAGACCAGTCTTGGCTTCTACTCGCCATAACAAGGTTCCTAAGTCAGTAAGACAGGTATACACTGCCTAATGCTGTCTTCATAGACAGACTAGACATAAACATTTGGATCATTctgttttttgttaattttcttcTGCGAAACATATaaataagaagagagagaatttgtatttggaaattttttcttaCCTTTGTCCCTAGACCAAACCACTGCACCATCGATTTTTTGCCCTTACTCAAGGCTCTGCCACTGTATGGGATTCAAGCATTCAGAAAACAAACTATTAAAGCTCTCTATTTAAGGATGGACATAATAACAGTTCCATGTTGGATAGTTACATCCTATTATGAGTGTCCCCTGTATAGAGATAATCTCTCACATGTTCTGTCATATTTACGAGATCAAGTTGGGTGATCAATGGTAAGAATTTGAGCTCAACCTC
Protein-coding regions in this window:
- the LOC104444003 gene encoding uncharacterized protein At4g10930 isoform X1 codes for the protein MSLFDDMELGFVQPAMSDEEILEADLVVTDTANYEGERCGLCMDLIIDRGVLDCCQHWFCFTCIDNWATITNLCPLCQSEFHLITCVPVYDTIGSSKSEEESVSREDDWSVEGKNNTLSFQSYYIDENAVVCLDGDGCKVRSGSTSAEDDSCLDTSIACDSCDIWYHASCVGFDPEGTLENTWLCPRCVAHQRLASLQESGNLCPGNVGCDYMVEDALCGKVSVAVADAGETAIVVSMVPRDLQTEMQNESPLNVEVDEAIKWESVVLVSDADIRNVETETVENRATDPESATQNVALSLSQDTFSVMPPTSFAFSELKPSNDENAAKEPSTSGSQDVVGKLFSESHLGMKTSEWQNTDLTKIETKDATNNQTGRDVSQTTLMEDSALDVYNTAAGAEKVPATQIGAKRQHMNSCVAMPVIGDAAEPEAEIETEVVPKKRRAEDEVEVGCFKDQTDTLVSDDTKKCTILTEVVDKLSNNQETPPDIMNIVKGTERKSSITDKPSARGENAGGLRIKKIMRTAGKDKESSNVVQKLRKEIREAVRDKSSKDLEENLFDAKLLAAFRAVIAGPRVEPDQKLSPLAVKTKKSLLQKGKVRESLTKKIYRTSNGRRKRAWDRDCAVEFWKYRCMTGTKPEKIETLKSVLDLLRGNSTNLEIMQEPDQPFADSILSRLYLADTSVLPRKDDIKPLSYLEGDSELKKEQIIPGGKSVDHAVKSVESNKDAYNSGSSAKHGKVPSSKHNASDSKVPGKRPERSSVSHMNSSNCGRWKDMVSESDDLKRDKRKWALEILARKTASAGKGATSDEHEDNAIPKGNFPLLAQLPKDMRPVLASTRHNKVPKSVRQKQLYRLTEHFLRNANLQTICRTAETELAVADAINIEREAADQSNSKLVYLNLCSQEIKRCTEYCKSSGTIEPPPPSPLAVPTEKPEQGTEEYSDPEVEVALRAAGLLSDSPPNTPSLTIGVPGEEKDPSAEAGVVCDKVTEAGRDSKIEIYGQFEHNLGDTDYVGNGSMKVSEQPEEEEGSSKMKGVFSSSNPENLDHAFDVEPSGVPLSECCECARMRTSPVEDVGNECSDSHKWSCDHVGELPSVRKCEELCGPDIEPLMKKLSVRIGGTECDLTDTESRNGIAVPGDVKTCEPSQEVEQSDGVMMHHKSSGRNESSSISQDGKFEKEDREKHDKEWSDDAESIKRKVEAYIKEHIRPLCKSGVISVEQYRWAAVKSVEKVMKYHHKAKNANFLIKEGEKVKRLAEQYVEASQQRGKIDPS
- the LOC104444003 gene encoding uncharacterized protein At4g10930 isoform X2; translated protein: MSLFDDMELGFVQPAMSDEEILEADLVVTDTANYEGERCGLCMDLIIDRGVLDCCQHWFCFTCIDNWATITNLCPLCQSEFHLITCVPVYDTIGSSKSEEESVSREDDWSVEGKNNTLSFQSYYIDENAVVCLDGDGCKVRSGSTSAEDDSCLDTSIACDSCDIWYHASCVGFDPEGTLENTWLCPRCVAHQRLASLQESGNLCPGNVGCDYMVEDALCGKVSVAVADAGETAIVVSMVPRDLQTEMQNESPLNVEVDEAIKWESVVLVSDADIRNVETETVENRATDPESATQNVALSLSQDTFSVMPPTSFAFSELKPSNDENAAKEPSTSGSQDVVGKLFSESHLGMKTSEWQNTDLTKIETKDATNNQTGRDVSQTTLMEDSALDAGAEKVPATQIGAKRQHMNSCVAMPVIGDAAEPEAEIETEVVPKKRRAEDEVEVGCFKDQTDTLVSDDTKKCTILTEVVDKLSNNQETPPDIMNIVKGTERKSSITDKPSARGENAGGLRIKKIMRTAGKDKESSNVVQKLRKEIREAVRDKSSKDLEENLFDAKLLAAFRAVIAGPRVEPDQKLSPLAVKTKKSLLQKGKVRESLTKKIYRTSNGRRKRAWDRDCAVEFWKYRCMTGTKPEKIETLKSVLDLLRGNSTNLEIMQEPDQPFADSILSRLYLADTSVLPRKDDIKPLSYLEGDSELKKEQIIPGGKSVDHAVKSVESNKDAYNSGSSAKHGKVPSSKHNASDSKVPGKRPERSSVSHMNSSNCGRWKDMVSESDDLKRDKRKWALEILARKTASAGKGATSDEHEDNAIPKGNFPLLAQLPKDMRPVLASTRHNKVPKSVRQKQLYRLTEHFLRNANLQTICRTAETELAVADAINIEREAADQSNSKLVYLNLCSQEIKRCTEYCKSSGTIEPPPPSPLAVPTEKPEQGTEEYSDPEVEVALRAAGLLSDSPPNTPSLTIGVPGEEKDPSAEAGVVCDKVTEAGRDSKIEIYGQFEHNLGDTDYVGNGSMKVSEQPEEEEGSSKMKGVFSSSNPENLDHAFDVEPSGVPLSECCECARMRTSPVEDVGNECSDSHKWSCDHVGELPSVRKCEELCGPDIEPLMKKLSVRIGGTECDLTDTESRNGIAVPGDVKTCEPSQEVEQSDGVMMHHKSSGRNESSSISQDGKFEKEDREKHDKEWSDDAESIKRKVEAYIKEHIRPLCKSGVISVEQYRWAAVKSVEKVMKYHHKAKNANFLIKEGEKVKRLAEQYVEASQQRGKIDPS